The Paenibacillus mucilaginosus 3016 genome includes the window CGAAATGGCCCGCTCCATTTTGTCTTGAATCGTCTGGGTATCGTTCATTGCGGCAGTCCTCCTCGGGCATCGAAAGGTGTCGTGCATGGAATGCATTCCTATATTGTAGCAGACCTTCCGTATTTTCTCTAACCGGCAGGGAGCCGATGCGGTGGGTTTTATTTCCTGAGCCTCCTCATGATACAATAGGATCAACTGCCGTCAGTAGGGATACGGCCATTCCAAACCAGGGAGAGATGAATACGATGTCGGTATACGATTATGCGGTCCGCACGATCGACGGCCAGGAGAAGACGCTGGCGGAATACAAAGGCAAGGTGCTGCTCATCGTGAACACGGCGAGCGCCTGCGGCCTGACGCCGCACTACCAGGGACTCCAGGAGCTGTATGAAGGCTACAAGGACCAAGGGCTGGTCGTGCTGGGCTTCCCGTGCAACCAGTTCGCCGGGCAGGAGCCGGGCACCGAAGAAGAGATCAAGCAGTTCTGCGAGCTGAAATACAACGTAACGTTCCCGATGTTCTCCAAGGTGGATGTCAAGGGCGAGAATGCGCACCCGCTCTTCACGTACCTCGTCGGCAATGTGCCGGAGGACACGCGCACGGGCGACATCGAGTGGAACTTCGTGAAGTTCCTGGTCGACCGCGAAGGCAGGCCGGTCAAGCAGTTCAGCGCACGTACCGAGCCGTCGGCCCTGCGGGAGGACGTCGAGAAGCTGCTCGGATAGAAGGTATACAATAGAAGGGTAACCATAGGACGAGCCGTCGGCGGCAGTCCGTTTCCCGGAAGGGGGCGGGCTGCCGTTTTTGAATGATAGAATTGATGATGCCGGACGGCCTGTTTATTCATGGGAAAGTGACCTGGCGCATAGACTTTTGGGGTCACGAAGAAGCTTTTCTGCAATGCCCCCTAGTGCTCCCGGGAAAAAGAGACTATAATAAGCGGGAAGGGTGCGGCACATGCAATGCAAACGTGTGCACCAACCTGTCAGGCCATGCGCTGGAGCAGCCGGCCTCCCGGCCCCTGGAAAAGCGCTTTGCCGGACCCGGCCTTCGCAGGGCAGCGGCGGAAATGATAGCATGATGAAAGGCTGCTCCTGTCCTTTTACACCTAACCTCATACAGATGACAACAGACCAGGAGGAATGCACATGGAATCCATGGAGCTATTGATAGAGCAGAAGTACGAACGTCTCGGGGAAATTCTCCGTTCGATGGGCAAGGTGGTCGTGGCGTTCTCGGGCGGCGTGGACAGCGCCTTCCTGCTGAAGGCGGCCCTCGAGTTCATGGGGCCGGAGAACGTGCTGGCCATAACCGCGGATTCCGAGACGTATCCGGTCCGTGAGAAGCTCGAGGCGATCGAGCTGGCGAAGGAGCTGAACGCTCCCCATGAAGTGATCCACACGAGCGAGCTCAATATTCCGGGCTATGCGGAGAACCCGACGAACCGGTGCTATTTCTGTAAAAACTCGCTGTTCGACCACCTCATCCCGATCGCCCGTGAACGCGGGTACGCGCATGTCGTCTTCGGTGCCATCGCCGACGACCTCGGCGAGCACCGTCCGGGGCTGCAGGCGGCTCATGAGCAGGGCGTCCGAGCGCCGCTGCTTGAAGCGGGCATCAAGAAGTCCGAGATCCGTCATCTCTCCCGCCGATTCGGGCTGAAGACCTGGGATAAGCCGTCGTTCGCCTGCCTCTCCTCGCGGATTCCTTACGGCGAAGCGATCACGGCCCAGAAGCTGTCGATGATCGACCAGGCGGAGGACTTCCTGATCCAGCTCGGCTTCCGTCAGGTGCGCGTCCGCCAGCATGAGAACCTGGCGCGCATCGAGGTGCCGGCATCGGAGCTCGGCGAGCTGCTGCCGGTCGCGGAGACCGTGCATGCCAAGCTCAAGGAGATCGGCTACGCCTATGTGACGCTTGACCTCAAGGGCTACCGTTCCGGTTCCCTGAATGAAGTGCTGCCGGCGGACCAGCAGGCGGTGCAGGCCGGCGCAGGCGCGGCGAACTAACGTTAAGCTTACGGAAGAGAGGAGCGGTGGAGACTGTGGCCAAACCGAAGGTGTACATATCCAAGCAAATACCGGCGCAAGTGCTGAGTTATCTCGAGGAGTACTGTGAATGCAAGATGTGGGACGGGAGCGGCGGGGCTTCCCGCCAGGGGCTCCTGGCCGAGCTGCAGGACGTGGAGGGGCTGCTGACCACCGGCGGCCCGATCGACGCCGAGCTGCTCCAGCATGCGCCGAAGCTGCGTGCGGTGAGCAGCATTTCGGTGGGGTATAACCATTTTGACCTGGATGCGATGCGCACGCGCGGCGTTCTCGGCATGCACACCCCGTATGTGCTGGATGATACCGTGGCCGACCTCGTGCTGGCGCTGATGCTGGCGTCCGCCCGGCGCGTTCCCGAGCTCGATGCTTTCGTCAAGGAGGGCAAGTGGCAGCGGGGGCGAGGGCTGAAGGAGGAGGACTTCTTCGGCATGGACGTGCATCATGCGACGATCGGGATCCTCGGCATGGGCCGCATCGGGGAAGCCATCGCGAAACGGGCGGTGCACGGCTTCGACATGGAGCTGCTCTACTACAACCGCACCCGGAAGCCCGAAGCGGAAGAGCGCTTCGGTGCGCAGTACGTCACTACCGAGGAACTGCTGCGCCGCTCCGACTTTGTCGTGCTGATGACGCCGCTGACGGCGGAGACGAAGATGTATTTCCGTAAGGAGCACTTCGAGCTCATGAAGCCGACGGCATTCTTCATCAACGCCTCGCGCGGGCAGACGGTGGACGAGGCGGCGCTGATCAAGGCGCTGCGCAGCGGCCGGATCCGCGGAGCGGGACTCGACGTCTTCGACCCCGAGCCGCCGCAGCCGGACAACCCGCTGCTGTCGATGCCGAACGTCGTCACGCTGCCTCATATCGGCTCGGCGACGGAGAAGACGCGCTTTGACATGGCGATGCTCGCCGCACGCAACCTGGTTGCCGCCTTGACCGGCGGCCGGCCGCCGCATGTGGTGAAGGAGCTGGCGGATCTCGTGGAATCGAGATAGGCTTCCGTCAAGGACTGGCCTGTAACAGTATCAGAAGAAGGATCCCCGTTTGCCGGGTAACGGCGGGGGTTCTTTTTTTGTATGTGACAAGAATGTCACTTTGAGGCCCCCAAATGTAACCTGGAGCCATGGCAAGGCAAAAATCAATTCACTTATAATGAGAGCATATCAATTGCCAAAGGGAACTGGATGGAGGTGGAGCTGGAAATGAATATGGTGGAAGTATCGAACGTCACGAAGCAGTACGGTGAAAAGACCAATGCCTTCCAGGTCTTGAAAGGAATCAGCCTGGACATACAGGAAGGTGAATTTGTCGGAATCATGGGGCCTTCCGGATCGGGCAAAACCACGTTATTAAACATCATGTCCACGATCGATAAAGCTTCCTCGGGGAACATCTCGATCAACGGTATCGATATCACGTCCATTAAGAACGAGGAGCTGGCCCGGTTCCGCAGAGATACCATCGGCTTTGTGTTTCAAGCCTTCAACCTGCTCGATAATATGACGGTACGGGATAATATCGCCCTGCCGCTAACGCTGAACAATGTAAAGCTGGAGGTGATTCTGAGCAAGATCCAGGAGCTCACGCAGATGCTTGGCATTGCCGAGCATGTGGACAAATATCCGTATGAGCTGTCGGGCGGCCAGAAACAGCGGGCGGCCATCTGCAGGGCGCTGATCACATCGCCGAGTGTGATTTTTGCGGATGAACCGACAGGGGCGCTCGATTCGAAGTCGTCCTCGGAGGTGCTGGAATGCTTCAAAAATGTAAATAAACAGCTGAGAACGACCATCATTATGGTCACCCACGACGCCGCTGCCGCAAGCTACTGCGACCGGATCATGTTCTTGAAGGACGGATCGATTCACGGCCGGATCGACAGTGACGGCAACAAGCAGGAACTGTTCAAGAAGGTGCTGAACATGCTCGCGGTGATGGGGGGAACGAGTCATGAATTCCATTAAAATCGCCTTTAAGCTGTTAAGAAACAATCTCCAGATTTACGAATTTTATTTGATCGTCCTCGTGGTCACCGTGGCCACTTATTATAACTTTGCTGCAATTCAATATAATGAAACCTTCGAGCAGATTGCGGAGCGGATTCAATCGGCCTCGGTTGCGAGCATGACCTGCGGATTCGTGCTGCTGTGTACGGTGGTCTTCTTCATGTGGCATGCCAACGGATTTTTTTTCAAGCGGCGGCAGAAGGAAACCGGAATCTACATGCTGGCCGGCATCAGCACGTCCAAGATTGGAAGGGTATTTGCATTTGAGAGCATCCTGCTCGGAGTTCTGTCTTTGCTGCTCGGACTCGCGGCAGGGATCCTGTTTTCCAAGCTGTTCTTCATGTTTCTGGGCAAAGCGATGTATCTGGACGTGGATATCGCGTTCTCGGTTTCGATGAAGGCGATTATTCAGCTCGTGATTGTGTTCGGTCTTATCTTCATCGCACTCGGGTTTAAGAATTACAGGGAAGTGAAGAAAAGCCAGCTGATCGATATGCTGAACGCGACGAAAGTCAAGCCCACCGTGCCCCAGTCCAATTACTTGAAGGGCTTGTCCGGGGTGTTCTTTATCCTGACCGGCTACGTCGTGGCGACCGGGTTCGCGGACTGGCGCTGGGATTTGCTGCTCTCCTCGATGGCGACGCTGATTCTGGTCAGCCTGGGGACGTACCTGTTCTTCGGCAGCTTCCTGACGATTGTGTTCAGCAAGCTGATTCAGTCGAAGCGCATGATTTACAAAAGTGTACGGCTTGTGAGCATCAGCAATATTTTCTTCCGGTTAAAAGCGAATTACCGGAGTCTTGCCATGACGGCGATTCTGGCCGCGGCCACCGTGACGGCCTTCAGCGTCAGTCTTTCCTTCAAACAATATGCAGAGGATCACAAGATCATTGAGGTGCCGTACAGCCTGAGCTATGTCAGCAGTGATGCGATGAAGAATGATCAGGTGAAGGAGGGGGTGACGGAAGCGATTCAGGCGTCAGGACATCAGCTTGCGGGCTGGAACGAAGTGCGGCTTGCGGCAGTGAAAGTCGAGTACGACGGAAGCAAGAAAATCGATTCCAACAACGAAGCTTTTGCCATCCGTTATTCCGAACTGGTAAAGACGCTGGAATTTTTGAAGGTTGAAGACCGGGAATCCCTGCTTGCGGAGCTGAAGCCTCAGGACGATGAGGTTTCGTTCATCCTGAACGCCCGTTCCTTGGCTTCGCCTATACGTGTGAAAGGCGATTCCATCCGATTGAACGGAGGAACGTACACGGTGAAAGAGAGCCGCCAGGTCCCGGTGACGGGGAATGCCCTCGGCTTCGGCAGCAAAAACATCTACGTACTGTCGGATGAGCAGTATAACAAGATGGTCACGGGCACCTCCGAAACGACTCTGAACGGGCTGCGGATTACGGATCAGGAGCACAGCGAGCAGCTGGTAAAGAATCTGACCGCCCTGGTTCCCGGCGGCAAGGTGAACGGGTTCAGCACGCAGTATGTTCAGGATTACTATACGCTGAATACCTTCTTCTTTTTAGGGCTGATCATGTCGCTAGTGTTTGTTTTGGCTACGTTCAGCACGATTTATTTTAAAATTTTGAGCGATGCGCTTATGGATCAGGAGCAGTATGAAATTCTCAAAAAAGTCGGTATGAGCAAACTGGAAATTCAGCGCTCTGTCTACCTTCAGGTAGGAATGGCCTTTCTGCTGCCCGTCGTTGTCGGAATCATCCACAGTGTCGCAGCCATGGATATGCTGGAAGACATCATGAATGCAAGCTTTTTCCTGCAAATCGCCTTGGGCATTGGGCTGTTTGCGGTACTGATGATCGCCTTTTATATCGGGATCAGCAAAAATTACACGAAAATGGTATACGGAGATTAATTGGAAACGAATAGGAATTAAATGGAAATCAAGTCCCCTCAGGGGTGACAGTGCAAGTGAAGTTCTTGGGATCCAGGGACTTCCTCACTGCTCACCGGAGGGGATTTTTTTTATGCATTCAAAAGAGGAGGAGACATCCAAATTCAATTGTTATTTACTAAATCATGGGATCGGTGTATGATTATAACAAGTGTTTATTGTACATTATTGTATAATTTTAGGTGATTTGGTCATAAAAACTCGTTGTTATCCTCAAAATGGAAGCCTGAAACGGAGGTGGAACGGTCAAATGATATCCAGAATTAAGGCCGGCGAAGACCCGATTCGTCCAGCTGCGGTGTGATGAGCTCGGCATGAGGAGTGCGGGCATCGTCCCGTCTCATGACGGTTTTGACCATCGGATAGAGAGAACCTCCCACTTGATGACCGCTCAAAAAACTCTCTACGGTTACCCATCCTTCCTTGTGACCACAAACGCAATCATGCCTCCGTTAGTGAGTGAACACGCCTAACCTTAATCCTACTCATGCAAGGAGTGACTGTGTTGAATACGTATTCCCGCGAATTATTTCCTCTGACCCAGGCGCAGCAAAGAATCTGGTACACGGAGATGTTATATCCGGGCACCACGGCCTGTCTGCTCTCCGCAACAGTCAACATCGAAGGTCCGTTTCAGCCGGAGATTCTCAAGCAGGCCATTCAATGGGCGATCCGGCACAACGACGCTTTTCGGATCAGAATGACTCAGCAGGATGGCATACCGATGCAGTATGTCGAACCTTATACATATAAAGACATTGAATATGTCGATTTCTCGGATGCGCAGGACGAGCGTCAAGCTCAGCAGTGGCTGTATGAACATAACCGCAAGCCTTTAGTTTTTCTGGAATCAGATTTGTTCCGGTTTGTGATTCTCAAAATAAAAGACGGTTATTATCAATACAACGTCCAGATGCATCATATTGCCGCCGACGGGATCGGCCTCAACCTGGTTATCAACCAAATCTCGGACTATTACGCCGCCATCGTGAATGAAGACCCGGCTGCGGCGGATATCAAAAGAAGCTCTTATATCGATTACATTCCTGCGGATCAGGCTTACGAGAGTTCGGAAAGGTACCGGAAGGATCAAGCGTTCTGGCTCGACAAGTTCAGCACGCTCCCGGATCTGACCGGACTGAAATCGTATGACCCGTTCTTAACGAGTACGGCTGCGGAGCGGAAAACCTTCATCCTTGATCACGAGCTCTTCAAGGACATCAAAGCGTTCGGCCAGCAGCATAACGTAAGTGTGTTTACCATCTTCCTGGCGGCATTGTATATCTACCTGCATAAAGTAACGAACGAGCAGGACGTGGCGGTCGGAACGAACTTTGCCAACCGGACCAGCAAGCAGGAGAAAGACATGGTCGGGATGTTCGTCAGTACGGTGGCGGCCCGGGTCAGCGTGGATCCGGAAGCGGATCTGCTGTCGTTCCTTCAGCAAGTCGCCAAGGAGCAGCAGTCCCTTCTCCGTCACCAGAAATATCCGTATAACCATTTGATACAGAACCTCCGGGAGAAGCACCAGAATCATTCCATTCAACGGCTTTTCGGGATCGTGATGGAATACCAGGTGTTGAGCTTTCCTGAAGTCGACCACCTCAAGCTGCTGACCAAACCTGATTTTTGCGGCCATGAAATGAATGATTTTGTGATTCACATTAAGGAATCGATCAACGAGAACCAGATCGATCTCGATGTGGATTATCGGACTCATGTTTTTCAGGAGAGCGAGATCGAAGGTTTGATTCAGAGGCTTCTTCTTACTGTACAATTTATGCTCCGCAGTCCGCACACCACGATAGCCGAGATTTCGTTGATCAGTGAGGAAGAGCGAAGGCTGATCTTGACCGAATGGGCAGACACGGCGGCTCCGTATCCGAAGGAGAAGACGATTCATCAGCTGTTCGAGGAACAGGCTGCGCGTACTCCGGAGCGGACAGCCGTCACGTTCGGCAGCGAGCGACTGACCTACCGCGAGTTGAACGAGCGTGCGAATCAATTGGCACATACGCTGCGGGCCAAGGGAGTCCAGCCGGACGGGCTCGTTGGTGTCATGGCCGAGCGCTCCCTCGAAATGATCGTGGGTATCTACGGGATTCTGAAAGCCGGTGCCGCCTATGTGCCGATTGATCCTTCCTTTCCTGAAGAGCGCATCCGGTACATTCTGGAGGATTCGGGTGCAGGGCAGCTCCTGCTGAAGAGCCATTTGGGCAGCCGCATCCCCGCGGAATTTGCAGGAGAGCTCGTCGAACTGGATGACGAGTCGGTCTATGCGGAGAACCGTTCGACCCCGCAGGGGACCGCCGGGCCGAACCACTTGGCTTACGTTATTTATACGTCGGGATCTACAGGCAACCCCAAAGGGGTGATGGTCGAGCACCACTCGGTTATCAACCGGCTGCTGTGGATGCAGGAGGCGTATCCCTTGGATTCGTCGGACACCATTATGCAGAAGACGCCGGTGACCTTCGACGTCTCCGTATGGGAGCTGTTCTGGTGGGCACTGGCGGGCGCGAAGGTGCATCTGCTGCCGCCGGGAGGGGAGAAGGACCCGGGCCTCATTCTGCATACGATCGCGGAGCAGCATATCACCACGATGCATTTTGTACCGGCGATGCTGCAGGCGTTTCTCGATCATATCGAGCATCTGCCCGAGCAGGAGCGTGCCGGCAAGCTGGTATCGCTGAAGCAGGTGTTCGCAAGCGGTGAAGCCTTGACGCTGCCCCAGGCGTCCAGGTTCCAGCGCTTTATCGCGCCGGTGCACGGGGCGAAGCTCATCAATCTGTACGGTCCGACGGAAGCTACGGTCGACGTATCGTATTATGAGTGCACGGAGGATCTGTCGGGGCTTGCCTCCGTTCCGATCGGCAAACCGATTTCGAATATTCAATTATACATAACAGGAGCAGGAGCGAAGGAGCTGCAGCCGATCGGTGTGCCCGGAGAGCTGTGCATCGCCGGAGTCGGCGTAGCGCGGGGGTATTTGAACCGGCCCGAGCTCACGGCGGAGAAATTTACGGACAACCCGTTCGTTCCGGGCGGACGGATGTACCGTACCGGGGATTTGGCGCGCTGGCTGCCGGAGGGGCAGATCGAATACCTGGGACGGATCGACCACCAGGTGAAGATCCGCGGATACCGGATCGAGCTTGGCGAAGTCGAAGCCAAAGTATCGAAGATCGAGTCCGTGAGAGAAGCCGTCGTCATGGCGCGGGAGAAGGAGGACGGACAGAAGCATCTTTGCGCATACTTCGTGGCGGACCGGGAGCTGACGGTCGGAGAACTGAGAAAGGCGCTGTCCCTGGAACTGCCGGAGTACATGATCCCGTCGTACTTCATCCAGCTGGCGAAGATGCCGCTGAGCCCTAACGGCAAGATCGACCGCAAAGCGCTGCCGGCTGTCGAAGGGAACGTCCATGCGGACGCGGAATATGCCGCTCCGCGCACGCCGGTGGAGAAGGCGCTGGTCTCGGTTTGGGAATCGGTTCTCGGCATGAAGACGGTCGGCATTCACGACCACTTCTTCGAGCTGGGCGGGAGTTCGATCAAAGCCATGCAGGTTTCTTCCCGGCTGCAGCAGGCAGGATACAAGCTGGACATGAAGCATCTGTTCACCTACCGGACGGTGGCCGAGCTGAGCACGTTTGTTCAGCCGCTTACGCGGACGGCCGATCAAGGGGAGGTCATGGGAGAAACCCTGTTGATCCCTATTCAACACTGGTTTTTTTGAACAGGAGTTTGCGGCTCCGCATCACTTTAATCAGGCATTCCTGCTGTACCGCGAGGAGGGATTTGATGAGGCGGCGCTGCGCTTGACGGTTCAAAAGATCGCCGAGCATCATGACGCCCTGCGGATGGTCATGGTTCTCCGGGAAGACGGCTATAGGGCAAGGATTCGGAGTGTGGACGAAGGGGAGC containing:
- a CDS encoding glutathione peroxidase, with product MSVYDYAVRTIDGQEKTLAEYKGKVLLIVNTASACGLTPHYQGLQELYEGYKDQGLVVLGFPCNQFAGQEPGTEEEIKQFCELKYNVTFPMFSKVDVKGENAHPLFTYLVGNVPEDTRTGDIEWNFVKFLVDREGRPVKQFSARTEPSALREDVEKLLG
- the larE gene encoding ATP-dependent sacrificial sulfur transferase LarE, whose amino-acid sequence is MESMELLIEQKYERLGEILRSMGKVVVAFSGGVDSAFLLKAALEFMGPENVLAITADSETYPVREKLEAIELAKELNAPHEVIHTSELNIPGYAENPTNRCYFCKNSLFDHLIPIARERGYAHVVFGAIADDLGEHRPGLQAAHEQGVRAPLLEAGIKKSEIRHLSRRFGLKTWDKPSFACLSSRIPYGEAITAQKLSMIDQAEDFLIQLGFRQVRVRQHENLARIEVPASELGELLPVAETVHAKLKEIGYAYVTLDLKGYRSGSLNEVLPADQQAVQAGAGAAN
- a CDS encoding 2-hydroxyacid dehydrogenase, with translation MAKPKVYISKQIPAQVLSYLEEYCECKMWDGSGGASRQGLLAELQDVEGLLTTGGPIDAELLQHAPKLRAVSSISVGYNHFDLDAMRTRGVLGMHTPYVLDDTVADLVLALMLASARRVPELDAFVKEGKWQRGRGLKEEDFFGMDVHHATIGILGMGRIGEAIAKRAVHGFDMELLYYNRTRKPEAEERFGAQYVTTEELLRRSDFVVLMTPLTAETKMYFRKEHFELMKPTAFFINASRGQTVDEAALIKALRSGRIRGAGLDVFDPEPPQPDNPLLSMPNVVTLPHIGSATEKTRFDMAMLAARNLVAALTGGRPPHVVKELADLVESR
- a CDS encoding ABC transporter ATP-binding protein — encoded protein: MEVELEMNMVEVSNVTKQYGEKTNAFQVLKGISLDIQEGEFVGIMGPSGSGKTTLLNIMSTIDKASSGNISINGIDITSIKNEELARFRRDTIGFVFQAFNLLDNMTVRDNIALPLTLNNVKLEVILSKIQELTQMLGIAEHVDKYPYELSGGQKQRAAICRALITSPSVIFADEPTGALDSKSSSEVLECFKNVNKQLRTTIIMVTHDAAAASYCDRIMFLKDGSIHGRIDSDGNKQELFKKVLNMLAVMGGTSHEFH
- a CDS encoding FtsX-like permease family protein, which codes for MNSIKIAFKLLRNNLQIYEFYLIVLVVTVATYYNFAAIQYNETFEQIAERIQSASVASMTCGFVLLCTVVFFMWHANGFFFKRRQKETGIYMLAGISTSKIGRVFAFESILLGVLSLLLGLAAGILFSKLFFMFLGKAMYLDVDIAFSVSMKAIIQLVIVFGLIFIALGFKNYREVKKSQLIDMLNATKVKPTVPQSNYLKGLSGVFFILTGYVVATGFADWRWDLLLSSMATLILVSLGTYLFFGSFLTIVFSKLIQSKRMIYKSVRLVSISNIFFRLKANYRSLAMTAILAAATVTAFSVSLSFKQYAEDHKIIEVPYSLSYVSSDAMKNDQVKEGVTEAIQASGHQLAGWNEVRLAAVKVEYDGSKKIDSNNEAFAIRYSELVKTLEFLKVEDRESLLAELKPQDDEVSFILNARSLASPIRVKGDSIRLNGGTYTVKESRQVPVTGNALGFGSKNIYVLSDEQYNKMVTGTSETTLNGLRITDQEHSEQLVKNLTALVPGGKVNGFSTQYVQDYYTLNTFFFLGLIMSLVFVLATFSTIYFKILSDALMDQEQYEILKKVGMSKLEIQRSVYLQVGMAFLLPVVVGIIHSVAAMDMLEDIMNASFFLQIALGIGLFAVLMIAFYIGISKNYTKMVYGD